From a single Shewanella denitrificans OS217 genomic region:
- a CDS encoding AIPR family protein produces the protein MRDYQIVNGCQTTNILAHIREKAESISVPLRLIGCSDVDFVSSVIIGTNRQNEVKEDQFWAMRPFMKDLEEYCASQSSDNKIFIERRDNQYRDISIERTRIFKPSDLMKVAAAMFFYQPHRAARDHRGIRSEFSNRIFSDGHNVELYHIAALALYKFDFLVRTSKVDRSRVIFRFYALYALFRKHWKTPNILDASPKSQKNVRNEVIAVLNDNDKFSAQIEEVAGYLEQIISEADITTREKIRDYIRTESVVVEFSRRLFS, from the coding sequence ATTCGGGATTATCAAATTGTAAATGGGTGCCAAACCACCAATATCTTGGCTCATATTAGAGAAAAAGCTGAAAGTATTTCAGTTCCATTGCGATTAATCGGTTGTAGCGATGTTGATTTCGTGTCTAGTGTCATCATTGGCACTAATCGGCAAAATGAAGTTAAAGAAGATCAGTTTTGGGCGATGCGTCCATTTATGAAGGACTTAGAAGAATATTGTGCCTCCCAAAGCAGTGATAACAAGATATTTATTGAAAGACGAGATAATCAGTATCGAGACATTTCAATTGAACGTACACGAATTTTTAAACCTTCGGATTTGATGAAGGTTGCTGCAGCAATGTTCTTTTATCAACCGCATCGTGCAGCACGCGACCATAGAGGGATTAGAAGTGAGTTTTCTAACCGAATTTTTTCGGATGGTCATAATGTCGAGCTTTATCATATCGCAGCTTTAGCACTGTATAAGTTTGACTTCCTAGTTCGTACGTCAAAGGTTGATAGGTCGCGAGTTATTTTCAGGTTTTATGCTTTATATGCTTTATTTAGAAAACATTGGAAAACGCCAAACATATTGGATGCATCGCCAAAATCGCAGAAAAATGTCAGAAACGAAGTAATTGCTGTTTTAAATGATAATGATAAATTTTCAGCTCAAATTGAAGAGGTTGCTGGATATCTCGAACAAATAATATCTGAAGCAGATATTACCACTCGTGAAAAAATTCGAGATTACATCAGAACTGAAAGTGTAGTCGTTGAATTTAGTCGCAGATTATTTTCCTAA
- a CDS encoding IS3-like element ISSde8 family transposase (programmed frameshift), producing the protein MTRKSAVHISPLQKLEYAKLMVEQGYTNKQIEDMSGAGKSAVSRWKVQYQAELAGKTPENAKALTEDQRRIQLLEAQLKQAMRDNDNLKKGCSFLHSRQSKLKMMCEVKKANPEFKVNELCRAFEINCSSFYYKPIPLSIKKQSVMQLVEEVFTDSYSTYGKRRIQAELLDLDCRVGVYAISTVMKNLGLRAIRPKKKHYYPNQGEEQVYAPNLLRRQFNPTTYNTHWVGDITYIKSHQGWSYLACVLDLGTKEIVGYALSSQPNAALATAALNNAIQRKRPNTQALMFHSDQGCQYSAKVFRERLKHLGIEQSMSRRGNCWDNAVMERFFRSLKTERLNHLAFINHSAVVSVVEQYIQFYNYKRRHSAIDYKTPHQKYNELKKAA; encoded by the exons ATGACTAGAAAAAGCGCAGTCCATATCAGCCCTCTTCAAAAATTAGAATATGCCAAGCTGATGGTCGAACAGGGTTACACGAACAAGCAAATTGAAGATATGTCAGGTGCCGGTAAATCTGCGGTGTCTAGATGGAAAGTACAGTATCAAGCTGAATTAGCCGGTAAAACCCCAGAAAATGCCAAAGCATTAACTGAAGACCAACGAAGAATACAGCTTCTAGAAGCCCAACTAAAACAAGCCATGAGGGATAATGATA ATCTTAAAAAAGGCTGCAGCTTTCTTCATTCGAGACAATCAAAACTTAAAATGATGTGCGAAGTAAAGAAAGCAAACCCCGAGTTTAAAGTGAATGAGTTATGTCGCGCCTTCGAAATAAATTGCAGTAGTTTTTATTATAAACCAATACCGTTAAGTATTAAGAAACAGTCAGTTATGCAGTTGGTTGAGGAAGTTTTCACTGATTCTTACTCTACTTATGGCAAACGAAGAATACAGGCTGAACTACTTGATTTAGATTGTAGAGTAGGTGTTTACGCTATTTCTACGGTCATGAAAAACTTGGGGCTAAGGGCGATTAGGCCAAAGAAAAAGCATTACTATCCTAACCAAGGTGAGGAGCAAGTTTACGCCCCTAATTTGCTTAGACGACAGTTTAATCCTACGACTTATAATACTCACTGGGTTGGTGATATTACCTATATAAAATCACATCAAGGCTGGAGTTATTTAGCCTGTGTGCTTGATTTAGGAACCAAAGAGATCGTTGGATATGCTTTATCAAGTCAACCCAATGCAGCATTAGCGACAGCGGCCTTAAATAACGCGATACAACGTAAGAGGCCCAATACACAGGCATTGATGTTTCACTCCGACCAGGGCTGTCAGTACTCAGCCAAAGTGTTTAGAGAGCGGCTAAAACACTTAGGTATCGAGCAAAGCATGAGTCGTAGAGGCAATTGCTGGGATAATGCGGTGATGGAACGATTTTTTAGGAGTTTAAAGACTGAAAGATTAAACCATTTAGCATTTATAAATCACAGCGCAGTAGTGAGCGTGGTTGAGCAATATATTCAGTTCTACAATTACAAACGCAGACATTCGGCAATAGATTATAAGACGCCACATCAAAAATATAATGAGTTAAAAAAAGCGGCTTAA
- a CDS encoding AIPR family protein — translation MNPIIKAQLDTFKEKNPNSTFTESDFFEVMSIFSLENGILGENIDPFRAHLKGNEFGIDGVAISIQGTLCTDADEAEDILSIGKNHTSDFRFYQSKTSDSLDYGNISKFLDAVHDFFTNKRLVKGTQLESLVEVKDKIYEKAAKTSPSLRCYYCTTGSGQVSDVIQQLIATNKTRLVELNIFDQIHIECVGAKIIQNGFRSATNSSSAKLNFQKAITMPAHEKVDEAYIGYVPASEILAISLGEADAEGIRHINRALFYDNVRDFNPESEINKSIISELESGDNASFVFKNNGITVVSKSIDRKGDIFTIEDPEFNSEVRHLPN, via the coding sequence ATGAATCCAATTATTAAAGCGCAGCTAGATACGTTTAAAGAAAAGAACCCAAATTCAACTTTTACCGAATCAGACTTCTTTGAGGTTATGTCAATTTTTTCGTTGGAAAATGGAATTCTTGGAGAAAACATCGACCCCTTTAGAGCTCATTTAAAAGGGAATGAATTTGGTATAGATGGTGTTGCCATTTCTATTCAGGGAACACTTTGTACTGATGCTGATGAGGCGGAAGATATCCTATCTATAGGAAAAAATCATACCTCAGATTTTCGTTTTTATCAGTCGAAAACGTCAGACAGTCTGGATTACGGTAATATTTCAAAATTTTTAGATGCGGTACATGATTTTTTTACTAATAAAAGATTAGTAAAAGGTACGCAATTAGAAAGTCTGGTTGAAGTAAAAGATAAAATATACGAGAAGGCCGCTAAAACTAGTCCTTCATTGAGATGTTACTACTGTACGACAGGATCTGGTCAAGTTTCAGATGTGATACAACAATTGATAGCAACAAACAAAACTCGATTAGTTGAGTTAAATATATTTGATCAAATACACATCGAATGTGTAGGTGCTAAAATAATTCAAAATGGTTTTAGATCTGCGACCAATTCATCATCTGCAAAATTAAACTTTCAAAAAGCAATAACTATGCCTGCTCACGAGAAAGTTGACGAAGCATATATAGGGTATGTACCAGCGTCTGAAATTTTAGCAATATCTCTTGGTGAGGCTGATGCTGAAGGGATTCGACACATAAATAGAGCATTATTCTACGATAATGTTAGAGACTTTAATCCAGAGTCAGAAATAAATAAATCAATTATCTCTGAATTAGAGTCAGGTGATAACGCTTCATTTGTTTTCAAAAATAACGGTATAACTGTAGTCTCTAAAAGTATAGATAGAAAAGGTGATATTTTTACGATTGAAGATCCCGAATTCAACTCCGAAGTGCGACACTTACCAAATTAA
- the tilS gene encoding tRNA lysidine(34) synthetase TilS, which yields MNNTDICANIARLALPLLTHCASKPAAKLVLAYSGGVDSEVLAAGLSLFSQFHPEIDCRLLHVHHGLSAHADSWTEHCRKRAAFYGLPLIVEKVSVQKGKRESLEAKARAARYHAIAQHLHQNDILLTAHHEDDQLETLLLALKRGQGPKGLAAMGECQRKDHYWLLRPLLSVSRQQIEALAASEALVHIEDDSNQDDSFDRNFLRLEIIPALKRRWPSYAQTASRSARLCAEQQAAIEEEAASRLQPYLDETTPLEGTGFSLADFSSESLIWQKLLFRSYLSSLGLAAPSSSQLDQIIQQQLLAKEDAKLSVDCEQYQVKRFAGKAFAVARATASTDAEKACLLQQLLAVINGDKTCVNIPKSFFFSQNKTQVAPKWTLSISATGIRLALPRDLASVSIKYGAPSSVKCQPHFRPKGRELKKLWQELQIPPWRRAQVPLIYYGEHLVAAVGFWVDKAYLAKGDDLGVQVALEALR from the coding sequence ATGAATAACACAGACATTTGCGCCAACATAGCGCGCCTTGCACTGCCATTACTGACGCACTGTGCTTCTAAACCAGCAGCTAAACTAGTGCTGGCTTACAGCGGCGGCGTTGACTCAGAAGTGCTCGCCGCAGGCTTAAGCTTATTCAGTCAATTTCATCCCGAGATAGATTGCCGCTTATTGCATGTACATCATGGTCTCAGTGCCCACGCCGATAGCTGGACTGAACACTGCCGTAAGCGCGCTGCCTTTTATGGCTTGCCACTCATAGTCGAGAAAGTCTCAGTGCAAAAAGGCAAGCGTGAAAGCTTAGAAGCCAAGGCCAGAGCCGCCCGCTATCATGCCATCGCTCAGCATTTACATCAGAATGATATTTTGCTCACCGCACACCATGAAGACGATCAGCTCGAGACCTTGTTACTGGCGCTAAAGCGAGGCCAAGGCCCTAAAGGATTAGCCGCCATGGGGGAGTGTCAGCGAAAGGACCATTATTGGCTACTACGGCCCTTGCTCAGTGTTTCACGGCAGCAGATAGAAGCCTTAGCGGCATCAGAAGCCCTAGTTCATATCGAAGATGACAGTAATCAAGATGACAGTTTTGATAGAAACTTCCTTCGCCTCGAAATCATCCCCGCCCTTAAGCGCCGCTGGCCAAGCTATGCCCAAACGGCCAGTCGCAGTGCTAGGTTATGCGCCGAGCAGCAGGCGGCCATAGAAGAAGAGGCTGCGTCGAGATTGCAGCCCTACTTGGATGAAACCACGCCATTGGAGGGGACAGGGTTTAGCCTCGCGGATTTTTCATCTGAGAGTCTCATTTGGCAAAAACTGCTATTTCGAAGCTACCTCAGCAGCTTAGGTTTAGCCGCGCCTTCTTCATCACAGCTAGATCAAATTATTCAGCAGCAGTTATTAGCCAAAGAAGATGCCAAGCTCAGTGTAGATTGCGAGCAATACCAAGTGAAACGCTTCGCGGGTAAAGCTTTTGCGGTCGCCAGAGCCACAGCCTCCACTGACGCAGAGAAAGCTTGCTTATTGCAGCAATTATTGGCTGTGATTAATGGGGATAAAACTTGCGTTAATATTCCTAAATCCTTTTTTTTTAGCCAGAATAAGACTCAAGTCGCACCCAAATGGACATTGAGCATCAGTGCCACCGGTATACGTTTAGCCTTACCCCGTGATTTAGCTTCGGTGAGTATTAAATATGGCGCGCCAAGCAGTGTTAAATGTCAGCCACATTTTCGCCCTAAGGGCCGCGAGCTTAAAAAGTTGTGGCAAGAGTTACAGATCCCACCTTGGCGCCGCGCCCAAGTGCCCTTGATCTATTATGGTGAGCATCTTGTTGCGGCAGTGGGGTTTTGGGTAGACAAAGCCTATTTGGCCAAAGGCGACGACTTAGGGGTACAGGTGGCGCTAGAAGCACTCAGATAA
- a CDS encoding EamA family transporter, producing the protein MKLQDILLAILVVMIWGINFSFIKIGLEELPPILFSALRFAIVAIPAVFFIPFPKTSVWNVIGVGLFLGVFKFGLLFVAMKSDASAGLSSLILQAQVFFTIGLSVFFFKEMLTKTQILGVCIAAIGFSFFIFNAGGNITAVGLMLILLAAFFWAISNLIMKRVTQVNLLHFMVWVPLYPC; encoded by the coding sequence ATGAAACTCCAAGATATATTGTTAGCCATATTGGTTGTTATGATTTGGGGCATTAACTTCTCTTTTATTAAAATAGGCTTAGAGGAGTTACCCCCAATACTATTTTCAGCGTTACGTTTTGCCATTGTGGCCATTCCTGCGGTTTTCTTTATCCCATTCCCTAAAACATCGGTGTGGAATGTGATCGGAGTGGGGCTGTTTTTAGGAGTGTTCAAATTCGGGCTGCTGTTTGTCGCCATGAAGTCAGATGCATCGGCGGGTTTATCATCACTTATCCTGCAAGCCCAAGTATTTTTCACCATAGGCTTGAGCGTATTCTTTTTCAAAGAAATGCTAACAAAAACACAAATACTCGGGGTCTGTATTGCGGCAATAGGCTTTAGTTTCTTCATCTTTAATGCGGGGGGAAACATTACTGCTGTCGGTTTGATGCTTATTTTGTTAGCGGCTTTTTTCTGGGCAATATCAAACTTAATCATGAAGCGGGTCACTCAAGTGAACCTGTTACATTTTATGGTCTGGGTGCCCCTATACCCCTGCTGA
- a CDS encoding IS30-like element ISSde3 family transposase — MSYQQLTEGRRYQISVLLDQGISITLIAKAINCHRATVYRELKRCHALQGYCPDSAQASACKMRRHSAKYTIPDTRINVVRFLLQHDWSPEQISRVLSGMNQAVSHEWIYRFVARNKRQGGKLYRHLRQGHKRYRRGKKEKAPAIKNGTSIDSRPAIVDTRERFGDWEIDTVLGKHGTGSIVTILERKTRFYLIKKVASKSAEDVTKATIELLMPYKQYVHTITADNGREFAHHEVIANALDTSFYFAHPYSSWERGANENANGLLRQYVKKGTDLRTVSDAIILFAQNRINYRPKKCLKFKQPAVVFKQLAA, encoded by the coding sequence ATGAGTTATCAGCAGTTGACTGAGGGAAGAAGATATCAGATTTCAGTCCTTTTAGACCAGGGTATTTCGATAACTTTGATTGCAAAAGCTATCAATTGTCATCGTGCGACTGTCTATCGAGAACTAAAACGTTGTCATGCCCTGCAGGGTTATTGTCCTGACAGCGCTCAAGCCAGTGCGTGTAAGATGCGGCGTCATTCAGCCAAATATACGATCCCCGATACAAGAATAAACGTCGTCCGCTTCCTACTGCAACATGATTGGAGCCCAGAGCAGATTTCACGGGTGTTATCGGGCATGAACCAAGCGGTTAGTCATGAATGGATTTACCGCTTTGTGGCAAGAAATAAACGTCAAGGCGGCAAGCTATATCGCCACCTACGGCAGGGTCATAAGCGCTATCGCAGAGGTAAAAAAGAGAAAGCGCCAGCGATTAAAAATGGTACCTCTATCGACTCTAGACCTGCCATCGTTGATACCCGTGAGCGTTTTGGTGATTGGGAAATCGATACCGTATTAGGCAAGCATGGGACAGGTTCAATCGTGACAATTTTAGAGCGAAAGACCCGTTTTTATTTAATAAAGAAAGTGGCCTCAAAATCTGCTGAAGATGTGACTAAAGCGACTATCGAATTATTGATGCCCTATAAGCAATATGTGCACACTATAACTGCCGATAATGGTCGTGAATTCGCTCATCATGAAGTCATAGCCAACGCGCTAGATACCTCGTTTTACTTTGCTCATCCGTATAGTTCTTGGGAACGTGGCGCCAATGAAAATGCCAACGGTTTATTAAGGCAGTATGTAAAAAAAGGGACTGACTTAAGGACAGTAAGCGACGCCATCATCTTATTTGCCCAGAACAGGATTAATTACAGACCTAAGAAATGTTTGAAGTTTAAGCAGCCAGCTGTTGTGTTTAAACAATTAGCCGCTTAA
- the dnaE gene encoding DNA polymerase III subunit alpha, with the protein MTDPRFVHLRVHSDFSMTDGVAKVKPILAEAERQGMAAIALTDQNNFCGLVKFYGGCHNAGIKPIVGADFWMQVPGFDKELCALTIIAMDNHGYQNLTQIISQAYLRGQINGRVVIDQDWLVTYNQGILVLSGAKEGDVGKALLKGNLPQVDSLIQFYQTHFDGRYFLELIRTGRSDEERYLHMAVNLAKERDLPVVATNQVVFLKADDFESHEIRVAISDGYTLADPRRPKTYSAEQYLRSEEEMCALFSDIPSALSNSVEIAKRCNVTIRLYEYFLPNFPTGDLSTEDFLVVVSEKGLEERLEFLFPDEQVRAQRRGEYDERLAIELKVINQMGFPGYFLIVMEFIQWGKDNGIPVGPGRGSGAGSLVAYALKITDLDPLEFDLLFERFLNPERVSMPDFDVDFCMDRRDEVIDHVADLYGREAVSQIITFGTMAAKAVVRDVGRVLGHPYGFVDRISKLIPAEPGMTLAKAFEVEPALQESYDGDEDVKELIDMCRRLEGVTRNAGKHAGGVVIAPTKITDFSPLYCDAEGNNPVTQFDKNDVETAGLVKFDFLGLRTLTIIDWALEMVNKVQLQNGLDPIRIEAIPLDDPKCFKLLQRYETTAVFQLESRGMKDLIKRLQPDCFEDMIALVALFRPGPLQSGMVDNFIERKHGREEVSYPDAQYQHESLRELLSPTYGIILYQEQVMQIAQVLSGYTLGGADMLRRAMGKKKPEEMAKQRGTFKEGAINNGIDGELSMKIFDLVEKFAGYGFNKSHSAAYALVSYQTLWLKTHFPAQFMAAVMSADMDNTDKIVTLVDECERMGLPLIPPDVNKGLFKFTVDEAFNIVYGIGAIKGVGEGPVESILEARVNGPFTDLFDFCARVDLKKLNKRIIEKLICAGALDSLGPHRASMMATLPQAISAAAQHAKAEAIGQHDMFGLLNSEPEDNKQQFVECMPWPDKIWLEGERDTLGLYLTGHPINQYLKELKQYTSGRLKDVHPTERGKTAKAAGLVVATRVMLTKRGAKMGLVTLDDKSARLEVMLFTEAFEKFNHLLEKDRILICEGEVSYDDFAGGNRMTARNIIDIGEARSHFARAVELRLAAERVPDEAWLEQFKATLEPWKGGAVPVVIDYMQEGTRASFTLGAAWQVNPSDELMLALESLLGSENVKLKFD; encoded by the coding sequence GCCGATTTCTGGATGCAAGTGCCAGGTTTCGATAAAGAGCTCTGTGCGCTAACTATTATCGCCATGGATAACCATGGTTATCAAAACCTGACTCAAATCATCAGCCAAGCTTATTTGCGCGGCCAGATCAATGGCAGGGTGGTGATAGATCAAGACTGGTTGGTGACTTACAATCAAGGGATTTTAGTCTTGTCTGGCGCCAAAGAGGGCGATGTGGGCAAGGCGTTGCTTAAGGGGAATCTTCCCCAAGTAGACTCCTTAATCCAGTTTTACCAGACGCATTTCGATGGCCGTTATTTTCTAGAGCTTATTCGCACAGGCCGCAGCGACGAAGAACGTTACTTGCATATGGCGGTTAATCTAGCCAAGGAACGTGATTTGCCTGTGGTGGCCACCAATCAGGTGGTGTTCCTTAAGGCTGATGATTTCGAGTCCCATGAAATCCGCGTTGCCATTAGTGATGGCTATACCTTAGCCGATCCTCGCCGGCCAAAAACCTACAGTGCCGAGCAATACCTTCGCAGCGAAGAGGAAATGTGTGCGCTGTTTAGCGACATTCCTTCGGCCTTAAGTAACTCAGTTGAAATCGCCAAGCGTTGTAATGTCACCATACGCTTGTATGAGTACTTCCTGCCTAATTTTCCCACAGGGGATTTATCCACTGAAGACTTTTTGGTGGTGGTGTCCGAAAAGGGCCTTGAGGAGCGGCTGGAATTTTTATTCCCAGATGAGCAAGTGCGCGCCCAAAGACGCGGCGAGTATGATGAGCGATTAGCCATTGAGCTCAAAGTGATTAACCAGATGGGATTCCCAGGTTACTTCCTTATCGTGATGGAGTTTATCCAATGGGGTAAAGACAACGGCATTCCAGTGGGCCCAGGTCGTGGTTCGGGTGCAGGCTCCTTGGTGGCTTATGCCCTTAAAATTACTGACCTTGACCCGTTAGAGTTTGACTTGCTGTTCGAGCGCTTCTTAAACCCTGAGCGTGTCTCCATGCCCGACTTTGACGTCGACTTCTGCATGGACAGGCGCGATGAAGTGATAGACCACGTGGCCGACTTGTATGGCCGCGAAGCTGTGTCGCAAATCATTACCTTCGGTACCATGGCCGCTAAAGCTGTGGTGCGGGATGTGGGTAGGGTGCTTGGGCACCCCTATGGTTTCGTCGATAGAATTTCAAAGCTTATCCCAGCAGAGCCTGGGATGACGTTAGCAAAAGCCTTTGAAGTAGAACCGGCTCTGCAAGAGTCCTATGATGGCGATGAAGATGTTAAAGAGCTCATCGACATGTGTCGCCGCCTTGAAGGCGTGACTCGTAACGCCGGTAAACATGCTGGGGGCGTGGTTATCGCGCCCACAAAGATAACCGACTTCTCGCCGCTGTATTGCGACGCCGAAGGCAATAACCCTGTGACCCAGTTCGATAAAAACGACGTTGAAACGGCGGGTCTAGTCAAATTCGACTTCTTGGGTCTTCGAACCTTAACCATCATCGACTGGGCGCTTGAGATGGTTAACAAGGTGCAATTGCAAAATGGCTTAGATCCCATTCGCATCGAAGCCATTCCTCTGGACGATCCTAAGTGCTTTAAATTATTGCAGCGTTACGAAACCACTGCGGTATTCCAGCTTGAATCCCGCGGCATGAAAGATTTGATCAAACGTCTGCAGCCGGATTGCTTCGAAGACATGATTGCTTTGGTGGCCCTGTTCCGCCCCGGCCCATTGCAGTCCGGCATGGTTGATAACTTTATCGAACGTAAGCACGGCCGTGAGGAAGTGTCTTACCCCGATGCCCAGTATCAGCACGAGTCATTACGTGAGCTCTTGTCACCCACCTACGGCATTATTCTCTATCAAGAGCAGGTGATGCAGATAGCTCAGGTGTTATCTGGCTATACCTTAGGTGGCGCCGACATGCTGCGCCGCGCCATGGGTAAGAAAAAACCCGAAGAAATGGCCAAGCAGCGCGGCACCTTTAAGGAAGGGGCGATAAACAACGGTATCGATGGCGAGCTATCGATGAAAATCTTCGACTTGGTGGAAAAATTCGCCGGTTACGGTTTCAACAAGTCTCACTCCGCCGCCTACGCTTTAGTGTCTTACCAAACCCTGTGGCTTAAGACGCATTTCCCCGCTCAGTTTATGGCGGCGGTGATGTCCGCGGATATGGATAACACAGATAAAATCGTCACCTTAGTGGATGAGTGTGAGCGCATGGGCTTGCCGCTTATTCCTCCGGATGTGAACAAGGGCTTATTTAAGTTTACTGTGGATGAGGCCTTTAATATTGTCTACGGAATTGGCGCCATTAAAGGCGTGGGTGAGGGGCCGGTGGAGTCCATTCTTGAGGCCAGAGTGAATGGACCTTTTACCGATTTATTCGATTTTTGTGCTCGAGTGGATTTGAAGAAACTCAATAAACGTATCATCGAAAAGCTCATTTGTGCTGGTGCGCTGGACAGCCTTGGGCCGCACCGCGCCTCCATGATGGCAACCTTACCACAGGCCATCAGCGCCGCGGCGCAGCACGCCAAAGCCGAGGCCATAGGTCAGCACGATATGTTTGGCTTGCTGAACAGTGAGCCCGAAGATAACAAACAACAGTTTGTGGAATGTATGCCTTGGCCGGATAAAATCTGGCTCGAAGGTGAGCGTGATACTTTAGGCTTGTACCTGACAGGTCACCCCATCAACCAGTATTTGAAAGAGCTTAAGCAATACACCTCGGGTCGATTAAAGGACGTACACCCCACCGAGCGCGGTAAAACCGCCAAAGCAGCGGGGCTTGTGGTGGCAACCCGAGTGATGCTCACCAAGCGCGGCGCCAAGATGGGGCTGGTGACTTTAGATGATAAGAGCGCGCGGCTTGAGGTGATGTTATTTACCGAAGCCTTTGAGAAGTTTAATCATCTGCTGGAAAAAGATCGCATCTTAATCTGCGAAGGCGAGGTCAGCTATGATGATTTTGCCGGCGGCAATCGCATGACGGCGCGCAATATCATCGACATAGGTGAGGCAAGGAGTCATTTTGCCCGCGCCGTTGAGCTTAGGTTAGCGGCAGAGCGAGTACCAGATGAAGCTTGGCTTGAGCAATTTAAAGCGACCCTTGAGCCTTGGAAAGGGGGCGCTGTGCCTGTGGTGATTGATTATATGCAAGAAGGCACACGGGCAAGTTTCACCTTAGGGGCAGCATGGCAGGTGAATCCCAGTGATGAGCTTATGTTAGCTCTGGAGTCCTTGTTAGGCTCTGAAAATGTTAAACTTAAATTTGATTAG